In Lonchura striata isolate bLonStr1 chromosome 2, bLonStr1.mat, whole genome shotgun sequence, a single genomic region encodes these proteins:
- the NR0B1 gene encoding nuclear receptor subfamily 0 group B member 1, whose protein sequence is MSVCPSERPVERLRLHTHTDTHTPPPAINKLGSRAEGERRPGGRDRPAEPPRRLSPAPGAGAAGAMACRCCAEGRRHGSILYSILRSEERALPPAGPAPRGCPCGSRRRVALRSPQVACKAASAVLVKTLRFVQNVPCFQELPLEEQLLLVRSCWAPLLLLGLAQERVHLETVESAEPSMLQRILTARQQGEPRPPAPAPGRPQHGPPLPSPADIQAIKGFLAKCWSLDISTKEYAYLKGTVLFNPDLPGLQCTQYIEGLQREAQQALNEHVRLIHRGDEARFAKLNVVLSLLRSINANVVAELFFRPIIGAVNMDDMLLEMLCAKL, encoded by the exons ATGAGTGTCTGCCCCTCTGAACGGCCGGTAGAGCGCCTGcggctgcacacacacacagacacgcACACGCCCCCGCCGGCTATAAATAAGTTAGGGAGCCGGGCAGAGGGCGAGCGGCGCCCAGGAGGCAGGGACCGCCCCGCCGAGCCTCCCCGGCGGCtcagcccggccccgggcgccggAGCCGCGGGTGCCATGGCGTGCCGCTGCTGCGCGGAGGGCCGGCGGCACGGCAGCATCCTCTACAGCATCCTCCGCAGCGAGGAGCGGGCGCTGCCGCCCGCCGGGCCGgcgccccggggctgcccgtgCGGGTCGCGGCGGCGGGTGGCCCTGCGGAGCCCGCAGGTGGCTTGCAAGGCGGCCTCGGCCGTGCTGGTGAAGACGCTGCGCTTCGTGCAGAACGTGCCCTGCTTCCAGGAGCTGCcgctggaggagcagctgctgctggtccGCAGCTGCTGGGCgcccttgctgctgctggggctggcgcAGGAGCGGGTGCACCTGGAGACGGTGGAGAGCGCGGAGCCCAGCATGCTGCAGCGCATCCTCACCGCCCGGCAGCAGGGCGAGCCGCGGccgccggcaccggcaccgggccgGCCGCAGCACGGCCCGCCCCTGCCCTCGCCCGCCGACATCCAGGCTATCAAGGGCTTCCTGGCCAAGTGCTGGAGCCTGGACATCAGCACCAAAGAGTACGCCTACCTCAAGGGGACGGTGCTCTTCAACCCGG atCTACCTGGACTGCAGTGTACTCAGTACATTGAAGGGTTGCAGAGGGAAGCACAGCAAGCTCTAAATGAACATGTCAGACTCATTCACAGAGGTGATGAAGCCAGATTTGCCAAGCTGAATGTTGTTCTCTCCTTGTTAAGATCTATTAATGCTAATGTGGTTGCTGAATTATTCTTCAGGCCCATCATTGGAGCAGTGAACATGGATGACATGCTTTTGGAAATGCTTTGtgcaaaattataa